From a region of the Desulfovibrio desulfuricans genome:
- a CDS encoding TetR/AcrR family transcriptional regulator, which produces MRIIKEHGERRTEIIDAAENLFAAKGYAGTAISDILEALNIAKGTFYHYFASKEALMDAVIERYIDAEMAVAQAVADDPKISAHEKMFGILTDAGRDNERGDRLEKEASAVGNADMHQRTMASIVLRLSPILEGVVRQGMREGTFNTAYPKECMEILLAASEFILHGSAFAWSSAERLQKARALAWMAEKVLGVEEGRFSYLYKRYEGDGGCCDQC; this is translated from the coding sequence ATGCGCATCATCAAAGAACATGGCGAGCGTAGAACTGAAATCATCGACGCTGCCGAAAACCTGTTTGCAGCAAAGGGCTACGCCGGCACTGCCATCAGCGATATTCTTGAAGCCCTGAATATCGCCAAGGGCACGTTTTATCATTACTTTGCCTCAAAAGAAGCGCTTATGGACGCCGTAATCGAGCGATACATTGATGCGGAAATGGCGGTGGCGCAGGCTGTTGCGGACGATCCGAAGATATCGGCTCATGAAAAAATGTTTGGCATTCTCACAGATGCGGGGCGAGACAACGAGCGCGGTGACCGCCTGGAAAAAGAAGCCAGTGCCGTGGGCAATGCGGATATGCACCAGCGCACAATGGCATCCATTGTCTTGCGGCTTTCGCCAATTTTGGAGGGTGTTGTCCGGCAGGGAATGCGCGAGGGCACGTTCAACACTGCATATCCCAAGGAATGCATGGAGATTTTGCTTGCCGCGTCAGAATTTATTCTGCACGGCTCGGCATTTGCGTGGAGTAGCGCCGAGCGACTGCAAAAGGCCAGGGCTCTTGCCTGGATGGCGGAAAAAGTCCTTGGCGTGGAAGAAGGCCGGTTCAGCTATCTTTATAAACGGTATGAAGGGGATGGAGGCTGCTGTGATCAATGCTGA
- a CDS encoding nucleotidyltransferase domain-containing protein, with amino-acid sequence MINAETWMADLLPQLQQTFGARLRYLGLQGSYRRGEATEASDIDVVVLLDVVALEDLDVYRAIVRAMPEGQKACGFIGGAGDIFHWPRHELFAFQKDTEDWFGKLEDFLPVITDEDAEDSAKIGAAGLVHLLTHTYLYADAETRTLVLKDAYKAAFFVMLVRRYLASGVFCRNKKELLTGLEGSEKDIIAAGLDLPLWLAAHTERQCYDTLLRWCKDVLQGRSL; translated from the coding sequence GTGATCAATGCTGAAACATGGATGGCAGACCTCTTGCCGCAATTGCAGCAGACCTTTGGTGCGCGCCTGCGATATCTTGGGCTGCAGGGCAGCTACCGCCGGGGCGAAGCCACTGAAGCCAGCGATATTGATGTGGTTGTGCTGCTGGATGTTGTGGCCCTGGAGGATCTTGATGTTTACCGGGCCATTGTCCGCGCCATGCCGGAGGGGCAAAAAGCCTGCGGATTTATTGGCGGTGCTGGGGATATATTCCATTGGCCGCGTCATGAACTTTTTGCATTCCAGAAGGACACAGAAGACTGGTTTGGCAAGCTGGAGGATTTCCTCCCCGTCATTACGGATGAAGACGCCGAGGACAGCGCAAAAATCGGCGCAGCCGGGCTTGTTCACCTTCTTACGCACACGTATTTGTATGCGGATGCGGAGACCAGAACCCTTGTTTTGAAAGACGCCTATAAAGCAGCTTTTTTTGTCATGCTGGTGCGGCGCTACCTGGCCTCTGGCGTGTTCTGCCGCAACAAAAAAGAACTGCTGACGGGCCTCGAAGGCTCGGAGAAAGATATCATTGCGGCTGGGCTTGACCTCCCCCTCTGGCTTGCTGCCCACACCGAAAGGCAGTGCTACGACACGCTGCTGCGCTGGTGCAAAGATGTTTTGCAGGGGCGCAGCCTTTGA